The genome window CAAAAAAAGAGAATTTAACAGAAGAAACTAACCCAGTTTGTCAATTGTATAAAGATGGCTACAAAAAGATACCTTCGAACCTAGATAcaaaaaagtttcatttttaaaCGAAAGTGagaccatatgtaatggggctttataagggaatgaaagattttgataatgcccttacaccattactcatgggcattataagggcatgaagagtgaggggcatttctaaaataatgcccaaagagaagaaaaataatggaaagtaataaatgaaatgggcattaaccattacaccttttttaaaagggcattataatgatgatgtggtgaaaaatgcccattagtgggcattaaccattacctatggtctGATAAAAATAACCTAAGCTTAGaaccattttggcattttactcatcAGAATTCTTCAGAAGCCCCACGACGTCGTTTCAGCCCTTAGAAGTCTCACGACGTCGTTTCATAACATTCAATCAACTCTCTGAGAAACACTTCTCCAGAACCCCGTTCCATAAAACCTCCCCCACATCTCATTCTCCAATTCAATGACGTCACTATCAACCACCACCGGTTTCATCACCGGCGATCCGATCAACATCTCCGCCGCGTCGTACCGGATCAGCAACTCCGCTCCGTCGCAACTACTCCGATCATAACCACTCAAATCACCGTCATCAATAACCAATCCTTTCTTCAAAACCCTACGACGTCGTTTCCTCCTCATCGCCTTCCGAAACAACCCTGC of Helianthus annuus cultivar XRQ/B chromosome 1, HanXRQr2.0-SUNRISE, whole genome shotgun sequence contains these proteins:
- the LOC110932534 gene encoding uncharacterized protein LOC110932534, which produces MSIQKIVIHRYNVDQPQPLLEVQTSSKHRFAEFAGGTTAECAVVCCCIPISLVNLFVLAVYGVPAGLFRKAMRRKRRRRVLKKGLVIDDGDLSGYDRSSCDGAELLIRYDAAEMLIGSPVMKPVVVDSDVIELENEMWGRFYGTGFWRSVSQRVD